TCTGCTTCCATCTCCCTTTTTACTTAATGAGTGTGTATTGCTTCATATCTGTAACCGATTTTTGCTGGGTACCTCTGGTAAAAGCCGTTAGTCCGGTTCTCGCCAGTTCTTTAATGCCATAAGGGCTGAGCAGTTCAATGAGCGCTTCGACTTTCGAGGACTCGCCTGTCACTTGAACAACTAAGCTATCCTTGCTGACATCGACCACCGATGCCCGAAAAGGCTCGATAATACCATTGATTTCTGCTCGAGTCTGGGCATTGGCAATCACCTTAATCATCACCAGCTCACGGGCTACATACGATTGGGACGTAATGTCGTTAACCTTTAATACGTCAACTTGCTTATTCAACTGTTTAATCAACTGTTCGATTTTTGCATCGTCATCTACTTGAACAACAAATGTCATCCGTGAGATACCTGGCATTTCTGAGTGGCCTACCGTAATACTCTCAATATTAAATTGCCTTCTTGTGAATAGTCCGGTAATTCGGTTAAGCACACCTGCACGGTTATTTACTGTAGCTGTAACAATTCTCTTCATGGTTTGATCCCCACCATTTCATGAATTCCTTTGCCTGGCGCGACCATCGGATACACATTTTCTTCAGGAGCTACGTAGACATCGACAAGCGCTGGACCTGGGTGAGCAAATGCTTCACGTAGCGCATTTACCGTTTCTTCTTCTGTCGTCGTCTTCCACCCTTTGATTGAATAAGCCTCAGCTAGCTTCACATAATCAGGCTGTAGTGGAAGCTTCGATTCGGAATAACGTTCTTCATAAAAGATTTGCTGCCACTGGCGAACCATACCAAGAGATCGATTATTCAAGATGACGATCTTGACAGGAAGGTTATGCTCTTGAATCACACCGAGTTCCTGCAGCGTCATTTGAAACCCACCGTCACCTGTCACAGCAACAACCGTTGCCTCTGGCTCTGCCAATTGCGCCCCGATTGCGGACGGAAAGCCGAAGCCCATTGTTCCTAATCCACCAGAAGTCACCCATTTGTTCGGCTGATTTAACTGATAATATTGCGCGGACCACATTTGGTGTTGACCGACATCCGTCGTGACAATGGCTTCACCATTGGTCTCCTTATAAATCATCTCAATAAGCTTTTGCGGCTTAAGTACTTCTTCGGAGTCAATGTAAGCCAATGGAAATTCATTTTTCCAGCCACGCAGTTTTTCGTGCCATTCTTCAAATTCCCCTTGAGCTTCAGACACTTCATTCAGTAGCGACAACGCTTCTCGCGCATCTCCAACAACAGGAATCTGCGTTTTTACATTTTTCCCAATTTCAGCTGGGTCGACATCAATATGTGCAACCTTTGCATTTGGTGCGAAATGCTTTAGATTCCCAGTAACGCGGTCATCGAACCGAGCGCCAATACTGATTAACAAGTCTGCCTCATAAATGGCCATGTTTGCCGCATAGGTTCCATGCATCCCACACATCCCAAGGAATTGCTCATCGTCAGCAGGGAAAGCCCCAAGCCCAAGTAACGTATGAGTAATTGGCAATTTCTGATTTTTTATAAAGCTCCGTAATTCCTCATGACCCTTGGCGTGTAATACACCCGCTCCAGCAAGCACGACAGGCTTTTTCGCTTGTGAAATAGCTTCTAGCAATTTACGAATTTGCAGTTGATTCGGCTTAATTGTCGGTTGGTATCCAGGCAAATCAAGCTCTTTCGTATAGTCAAAAATGCCATCTTCAGCAGCAATGTCTTTCGGAATATCGATTAAAACCGGACCTGGCCGGCCTGTCGTTGCAATGTGAAATGCCTCTTTGATCGTTTGCGCGACTTCGCTCACATCTTGAATTTGGAAGTTATGCTTCGTAATCGGCATCGTTATGCCCATAATATCCGCTTCCTGAAAAGCGTCTGAGCCAATCACACCGGTTGCAACCTGACCTGTGATGACGACGAGCGGCAGTGAATCCATCATCGCATCTGTTAAACCTGTAACTAAGTTTGTCGCTCCTGGACCAGAGGTCGCAATGACAACTCCAGGTTTACCAGATACTCGCGCATAACCTTCAGCTGCGTGAATGCTTCCTTGCTCGTGACGAGTCAAAATATGTCTCATACCTGATCCATACAAACGGTCATAAATCGGAAGGACGGCGCCGCCTGGATATCCAAAAATCATGTCGACGTTCTCTTCACGCAATGCCTGAATCAACATGTCAGCGCCATTCATTTTTTGCTTTGCTGGCTTGGCTTCGTCCGTCTTCAGCTTCATACTCATTTCACAACCTCCTTGATTAATGGTTCATCAATGTTCAAAAAAATATAAAAAAACCCTTTCGTCCTTCCACACACTGATCCGTGTCGAAAGGGGCGAAAAGGTTTGCTTTTCACGGTACCACCCTTATTTACGCGCAGCATCCCTGCACGCCTCATGGCTTCACGCCTTTTTGGTAACGGGTCCATGAAGACCCGGCACTGTCTACTTTGCTTTCAACAATGCGCTCCGAGGTGAGTTCACAAATCCTTATCCACCGGCTCTCAGCTATACCCGGCTCTCTGTCGGTCTGGATCATTGCTACTACTCCTCATCAATGCGTTAAATATATATATAACCTAAATCGTTATTGATATGAATAACCGTCGGTTTCGACGTTTTCTCTAAATAATTGTAGCAAGGATTCTGTCACTTTACCAGGCTTTCCATCACCAATCAATCTGCCATCTACTTTCACAACAGCAATGACCTCAGCGGCTGTACCCGTTAGAAATACTTCGTCGGCAACATAAACGTCATGGCGGGTAAATGGTTCTTCCTTGACTGTATATCCAGCAGATGTAGCATATTCAATCACAGCGTCCCTTGTGATGCCTTCTAATGCACCAACATATCCAGGAGGCGTAATCAATGTGTCATCTTTTACAATAAATATGTTGTCTGCCGAAGCCTCTGCGACATATCCTTGGTCGTTTAACATTAACGCTTCGCCAGCATTGGCTAAATGCGCCTCTATTTTGACAAGGACGTTATTTAAATAGTTTAATGATTTGACCTTAGGACTTAATACGTCCGGTCGATTTCTTCTGCTCGCGACCGTAACAATCTCAAGACCTTGTTCATATAGCTCTTTAGGATAGAGCGCCAGTTGCTCTGCAATCACGATGACTTGAGGATTGGAGCATTTGAATGGATCAATGCCTAAGTCTCCTTTACCTCGTGAAACAACAACTCGAATGTAGCCACTTGAAAGTTCGTTTTTCAGAAGAGTGTCTGCGATAATTTTCGTCATTTCTTCTTTAGAATACGGAATCTCAAGCATAATTGACCGGGCCGAACGGTAAAGGCGTTCTAAATGCTCATCCAGTCGGAAAATATTCCCTTGGTATGCACGAATACCTTCGAATATACCGTCTCCATAAAGGAAGCCGTGGTCATACACCGAAATTTTCGCATCTTCCTTTGGTAGAAACTGGTCATGGATAAACACCCATTGCTGTGCCATAACCATCACTCTCCTGTACGTCTGCTATGATGTATGTGTTTTTGTTGTTGTGGACTATCTTACGCCGAAAAAGGAACCGAGTCAACCACATTTTTCTGATTCTTCGTTTGTTTCTAGCAAGCAATGATATTGTATTCGCTTACAATGCTGTTTTCATAACATTTGCTATACAATGGCTTTATTAAAAAATATTTTTGATCTAGTCACATTCCCGCTGCCATGTCGGTGCTTTTGAAAGCGCGGCACACTCACACTCACACTTCTCCACTTTATTTGGAAAACATCACAGTCGCTGCGTCTTGTTTAACACACATTACTCCCGAAGCGGGATCGATTGATCAGTCATCGGCCGCCCTAGTGAATCGACAATCTGTAATTCTATGGGCTCTTTTCCAATCATGAATCCATTAAAACGTATGTAAGAGGTTACAAGGATCATTACTCCTATATGCGGACGAGAAGATCATTTTGCTGCCGTCCTTCGATTGGATCTGCACATGCACATCTTCCGTCTTGCTTTCAGATAAGTCGTAATAAACGGTCGTTGAGATCGGTGTTGTCACAACTTTATCAATCGTAACTGCGTTACCATCTTGTAATGAAACCGTTTGATGAACGTCAAAAACCTGTCTGTCAGAAAGTAACTGCCTTTGGGATACATCAACATGAAACTTCCATGGGTTTTCAATCGCTTCCTCATGATTCCAATTATCATAGCTGATCTCTAATTCGAGGTCTTCAGTTGTCATCGGTTCGCTTCATTCAATATCGTTTGTGTGTACTTTTTTGTTCTTTTTTCGTAAAACCCCAATAAATATTGTAGAGCCACAAAACGAGCTGTTTTTCGCCGTAGAATGCTCTACGTTGGAAAACAGCTCGTGTTACGCTTATTTATTTAGAAATTCATTTTGTGCTAACGGCCGATCAGTGATACGAATTTCATCAATCCAACCATTAAAAACAGCGTCAAGCTCGTTGCCATACTGGCTAGCCCCTACGCGCCATGGGCCCCCCGTCGTCTCAATGCCTTGCGCTCCAGAAGCATCATTTCGTAACACTTCTGCGCCATCAAGATACATCTTTTGTGTCTTTCCGTCATTGACAACGGCAATATGAACCCATTGATCATCCATCGCCCAAGACCAACTCGTGTGTACATCATCTTTATTTAATGGGAGCGCGGCCCACTGAATTTCTTTTAAGCTAGAAACAGACATTGTAGCTAGCGGGGCATTTGCATCGCCTTCGGTTTTCTTCACATCTTCGCCGATACCTCCGCGCGTTAAAATTCCCATCCATGCATGCTTTGAGCTATCGAAACTCTGATCAATTTTCACTACAGCCTCAACGGTGTACCCATCTTCAAACGTTTCGTCGTTTACCTTAGCGTCGTTTGCTGTCTTTAAGTAAGAGGCGCGGTCCTTTGTTTTATCTCCTGTGAAACGAATGCTCGAACGGTCGCGCAGGTGATCCCAAACTAAATCTCCTTCAACAGCTTGCCCCTCATCCTGTCTGTACAAGTGGGCACCGTTGCCTGAAACGTCTTCGACAGCAATGTCGCCATTGCTAGCGACTGACTCACCATCAGCCACATCGTCATTTTGAAAACGCCAGTGAGCTACAGTGCCTTCAATGGCCGGATTTTCGTCTGCTGCTTCCTGGTCGTTAGAGATAAATCTAGCAAAACGCTCCTCAAAATCCATTTTAATGAGAAAGTCGTTTAAATCATCAACGAGACGCTCTTCATCAAAAGAAGTACGCTCATGCTCAGGCTTTTGCATCACCCAAGGAGAGAAAGACTCGACGTGAATTTGGTTTTTCAGTAAATCAAATGACAGCGTCCGCATGAGTCCATTACCACCTTGATAACCGCTTTGATAATCAACAACCATCAGAACAACGTCGTTACCAAAATCATTCTTTTGTACTTTGTGCGCATAGCCATGGTGGTGACCATTGACGGTCATAAAGATTTGGTCATTGGAAGCAATCAGTTCATCCCATAAAAATTGACCATGTTCCGTCATCACTGCAGATTGCTGATCAGAAGAAATATTCATTAATTGATGTGTAAACAAAATGGCTGGGAGATCGTCATGCTTCTCTAGCACTTTGTCAGCCCATTTTAATGTTTCTTCAGAGGCACGCCAGTCTAAAAATAAAGCGATAAATTCTTGTCCTCCGCCTTCAAATGTATAATAAGAATTGAATCCGTTCGCTGTATGACCGCCAAAGCCCTCTATGTTCTCCATTCGTTCAGTAGAAAAGTAGGAGAGGTACGGTTCATTGCTTAAATCGCGTTCCACATCTTTTTGACTCGGATCAAGTACATCATGATTCCCCGCTAGATAACCGTATGGATGTTTTGCATGGTCAAGAATACTCATACTTGCGTCCGCATTTTCCCACTCATACGCTTGGTTTGCACGGTCAACAATGTCTCCTAGATGAGCGGTAAAAACGATATTTTCTTTTTTCCAATGATTTGCAATCCACAATGTCTGTGCCATAAAAATATCATTTTGATAACGGGTTATTTTCTGCGTATCTGGTAAGATAGCTACCTTAAATTGCTCGTTTTTTTCTTCTTGTGCGCTTACCTTATCCAGTTGGGAGAAAGAAAAGATGGCTGTAAAGGTCATTACAACAATGATGAGATGTCTAAGCTGCGTTAAGTTCAAATAAATCTCCTCCATTAAGTAGTTTGCATGCTTCTCATTTAGTGATTTTATCTAGATAAAATTGACGTCATGTTAACAAAACATTTTATTTCTGTTAAGCCTAAACAACCGTTTGGAAGCTGGATAAATACAGCGTCCAATCTGTTCTAGTTTCATTTTTTTGAGCTCGCCCTAAGCAATGGCGCATACTCAACCTACATATGAAAACGTCTTTTTTCACAATAAAAAAGCTTGACCAATCAAAGCCAAACTTTTTCGATATTGAAATCATCGTTTTCTCTCTTGTTCGACAGATTTTACGCAATGGAATCTGTATCACTTTTGTACTCTAAAATATCCCCAGGCTGGCAATCTAATGCCTTGCAAATCCCCTCTAACGTCGAGAAGCGAATGGCCTTTGCCTTCCCATTTTTGAGCACCGACAAATTAGCCATTGTGATTCCAACTTTTTCGGACAGCTCGGTTACACTCATCTTTCGTTTCGCTAACATCACATCAACATTTACAATAATAGCCATGTCGTCACCTTCAAACCGTCAAATCGTTTTCTTGTTTAATATCTAGCGCATGTCGTAAAAGCTTCTGTAAAACTGCGGTAAAAACGGCGATAACGACCGTTGCGAAGATGATCACAAACCCTGGCAATGCGACTCCTGGATGTAAAGCTTGTTGGAGCAGGAGAAACACACAGCCTGCGACATAAAACGCACAAATCATGAACGCAGCGATTTTTATTCGTTCCAGTGCCTTGACTGCTAGTTCGGAAAAAGCCGTATGTTGATCAATAAAATTTAAAAGTTTATATGCTTGATACAGTGCAAAGTAAAAAGGAATGACTGTTCCGTAAACGCCAATTAGGATTGGGTATTGCAAATAAGCGTAGTCTGGATTCATTGCTGCTAAATCGCTTGCAAACCATGGTAAATAGAACAAACATAAAGCGACGACGGTGAACGCTATGATAAAAATTGTGATTTTTAGAAAAAGTGTCGACCCTTGCTTCACACATAAACACCCCACTCTTGTTAATGCCATTATCTTATCATGACATTTATCGATAAACAATAAAATTGTTTTTTGCGTGAATCGTATGAGATCACGTGCGTCGGTCGTCATATTCAACGACGTACGTTCATTTCTCTTCATCGTTTCATTAAAAACACTTGTGTGCATAAAGGATTAAGATAAGATGAATGAGTTTCAATTTTCTGAATATAAATCGTACTTCTTTAGAAGACACTAAACATTGAAAACGACGCTTAGGTTAAATATGATCATTGTAAGCGGTATGATCGAGAGACTTTCACGTCAAGGAGGTGTCGTCATTGATGATAAGTAGAGAAAAGAAAGTAGAAGAACTAGAAAGGCTTTGGAGAGAGCGACAAAATGCACCTATCCCTCAGGAAGCATACGACGCAATTGAAGAAGGAGACTCCGCATTCACGGCATATGCAAAAGGTAAAGAAGCATTAGGTCAAGACACAGGCATTCTCGCTTCATTAAAGGAAGGGCTTGAGTACCACCATGGCGTTTCAGTAGAGGATCAGCATCATAGCAACCCCGAAAGCACAGACGTAAAAGCCGACATAAGACGCACAACCGTAAAAGCAGATGAACAACACCGCTTATACAATGAACGCGAATCAAAGAATGGGCAACTGCCTTCCTATTGTAAAAAATGCCAGAAGGAAACACCTACGCAATTCATGTCCCCAAAGCTCCAGATCCTCTTATTAGGATTCATTGCCGCAGCCATCGTCTATTCGCTGCTCCAGCAATTCGGCGTGCATATGTTGACAGCCAGCCTGCTTTCCATCGTTGTCGGGCTCACTGTTGCTATGATTCAATTTAAACGTTTGCGTAAACCTGTTTGTACGGAATGTAGTTTTTACAAAACATCTTCTTAACCGTAACGCTAGAGCAAAGCCTTTCATGCACGACGATAATGCTCTTCTCTTAGAAAATACCGTGTCTCACCTATTCAAACAAGCACGCCATCACATCTCTTCTGACTTGCTTAATGTGTTGATTGTGTCGGGACGGATGAATCCGATTGGTTAGTAAAATGCAAGACGTTTTATTTGCAGGATCGAACCAGATGCTTGTCCCTGTAAAGCCTAAATGTCCTAAAATGGCATCGGCTCTATTTAAACGAGAAAAAAAGTCCCATCCTAAACCACGGGGCTCGTTCAAGTGTGAGGTATGGTTGACCATTGAAAGTTTCACGAGCTCCTCACTTAAAATTTGTTTTCCGTTAAATGAACCTCCACTCATGATCAATTTACAAAATTTGATCAGGTCATAAGCCGTAGAAAACACGCCTGAATGACCTGTTACGCCTCCTAGTAAATAAGCATTTTCATCATGCACGGTCCCGAGAAGACATTTTCCCAGTTCTTCCTTATATTCGGTCGGGGCGACACGTTTAAGGTATGCTTCAGCAGCGGGGTTATAACACGTATCCGACATACCTATAGGCTCCCATATATGTTTTTTTACGATTTGATTGATAGGCTTTTCGCTCACATGTCGAACAAGCTCGCCTAATACGATATACCCTCTGTTACTATACACGACGCTAGATCCAGGCTCATTTTCGAGAGGGCTCTTGAAAACGCCCTCTATCATTTCTTGTCTAGCCTTTCCATACTGCCTTACATAAGTGCTGCCGGATAGACCGGATGTATGCGTCAGCAAGTGAAAAATGGTCACCTTTTTTAAAGGCGATGTATTCTCTACTTCGATATAGCGACTTAAAAAGCCGTGTAAATCGATGATTCCTTTATCAATCATGAGGAGGATTGCAGGCAAAGTAGCCACGACTTTCGTTAACGATGCTAAGTCAAACACTGTATCCATCGTCATCCGTTCTTTATTCGGCTGGATTCTCCTATATCCGTAAGCATCAGCATAGATCGTGTCTTCATCAGCTATAACGATCACCGCTCCGGGGATTTGACCTTTGCTCGTTACATCTAAAAGGTATTTGTGAATATTTCTAACCCGACTGTGGTGGCTCGTAGTTAAAGGACGTTCACCCATGCCTTCAATCATTTTTTACACCCCTACTTTTTCGACTTATATCAAACTTTCACATTGAGACATTTCCATTCACCTTATTGATATAACTCTCTATATAACCCGTACGCCTTTAATAACTCCTCATGCGTTCCCGTTTGAACGACCTGACCTTGCTCCATCACATAGATCGTATCAGCATTTTGAATCGTCGCGAGTCGATGTGCGATCACGAGCGTCGTTCGCCCAACCATTAACCGATCTAAAGCGTCTTGGACGATCTTCTCCGATTGTGAATCGAGCGCTGAAGTGGCTTCGTCCAATAACAAAATGTCAGCACCTCTAATAAAGGCGCGGGCAATGGCAATACGTTGGCGTTGACCACCAGACAAATTCGTAGCACTCTCACCGATGACCGTATCATAGCCTTGTGGGAGACGTTCAATGAAGGAATGAGCGTGGGCTTGCTTCGCCGCTTCCACAACGTCTTCTTTTGTGGCATTCAGATTGCCGTATCGTATGTTTTGTTCAATCGTCACATGAAATAAAATCGGGTCTTGGGGGACATAGGCGATACGCTCTCTAAGCTCTCGCAACGTATACGTATGAATGGGCTGATTTTTAATCGTGATACATCCTGAATCAATTGGATAAAAACCCATTAAAATTTTAAATATTGTACTTTTTCCAGCACCGCTTGGGCCAACTAAAGCAGCTCTTTCCTCTTGACGAATCGACATGCTTACCTGTTTTAAAACTGGCTGCTGTGAACGATAACTAAATGTGACGTCGTTTAAGCCGATCATCATATTCTTCTCGTCATTTGAACTTATCTCAAATCGCCCTGAGGGATAGGAATGTGATTCTGGTTGAATATCTAAAATATCAAATAATCGTTTTGTG
The DNA window shown above is from Litoribacterium kuwaitense and carries:
- a CDS encoding LamG-like jellyroll fold domain-containing protein, with the translated sequence MNLTQLRHLIIVVMTFTAIFSFSQLDKVSAQEEKNEQFKVAILPDTQKITRYQNDIFMAQTLWIANHWKKENIVFTAHLGDIVDRANQAYEWENADASMSILDHAKHPYGYLAGNHDVLDPSQKDVERDLSNEPYLSYFSTERMENIEGFGGHTANGFNSYYTFEGGGQEFIALFLDWRASEETLKWADKVLEKHDDLPAILFTHQLMNISSDQQSAVMTEHGQFLWDELIASNDQIFMTVNGHHHGYAHKVQKNDFGNDVVLMVVDYQSGYQGGNGLMRTLSFDLLKNQIHVESFSPWVMQKPEHERTSFDEERLVDDLNDFLIKMDFEERFARFISNDQEAADENPAIEGTVAHWRFQNDDVADGESVASNGDIAVEDVSGNGAHLYRQDEGQAVEGDLVWDHLRDRSSIRFTGDKTKDRASYLKTANDAKVNDETFEDGYTVEAVVKIDQSFDSSKHAWMGILTRGGIGEDVKKTEGDANAPLATMSVSSLKEIQWAALPLNKDDVHTSWSWAMDDQWVHIAVVNDGKTQKMYLDGAEVLRNDASGAQGIETTGGPWRVGASQYGNELDAVFNGWIDEIRITDRPLAQNEFLNK
- a CDS encoding DUF2975 domain-containing protein is translated as MKQGSTLFLKITIFIIAFTVVALCLFYLPWFASDLAAMNPDYAYLQYPILIGVYGTVIPFYFALYQAYKLLNFIDQHTAFSELAVKALERIKIAAFMICAFYVAGCVFLLLQQALHPGVALPGFVIIFATVVIAVFTAVLQKLLRHALDIKQENDLTV
- a CDS encoding serine hydrolase domain-containing protein — protein: MIEGMGERPLTTSHHSRVRNIHKYLLDVTSKGQIPGAVIVIADEDTIYADAYGYRRIQPNKERMTMDTVFDLASLTKVVATLPAILLMIDKGIIDLHGFLSRYIEVENTSPLKKVTIFHLLTHTSGLSGSTYVRQYGKARQEMIEGVFKSPLENEPGSSVVYSNRGYIVLGELVRHVSEKPINQIVKKHIWEPIGMSDTCYNPAAEAYLKRVAPTEYKEELGKCLLGTVHDENAYLLGGVTGHSGVFSTAYDLIKFCKLIMSGGSFNGKQILSEELVKLSMVNHTSHLNEPRGLGWDFFSRLNRADAILGHLGFTGTSIWFDPANKTSCILLTNRIHPSRHNQHIKQVRRDVMACLFE
- the ilvB gene encoding acetolactate synthase large subunit, whose amino-acid sequence is MSMKLKTDEAKPAKQKMNGADMLIQALREENVDMIFGYPGGAVLPIYDRLYGSGMRHILTRHEQGSIHAAEGYARVSGKPGVVIATSGPGATNLVTGLTDAMMDSLPLVVITGQVATGVIGSDAFQEADIMGITMPITKHNFQIQDVSEVAQTIKEAFHIATTGRPGPVLIDIPKDIAAEDGIFDYTKELDLPGYQPTIKPNQLQIRKLLEAISQAKKPVVLAGAGVLHAKGHEELRSFIKNQKLPITHTLLGLGAFPADDEQFLGMCGMHGTYAANMAIYEADLLISIGARFDDRVTGNLKHFAPNAKVAHIDVDPAEIGKNVKTQIPVVGDAREALSLLNEVSEAQGEFEEWHEKLRGWKNEFPLAYIDSEEVLKPQKLIEMIYKETNGEAIVTTDVGQHQMWSAQYYQLNQPNKWVTSGGLGTMGFGFPSAIGAQLAEPEATVVAVTGDGGFQMTLQELGVIQEHNLPVKIVILNNRSLGMVRQWQQIFYEERYSESKLPLQPDYVKLAEAYSIKGWKTTTEEETVNALREAFAHPGPALVDVYVAPEENVYPMVAPGKGIHEMVGIKP
- the ilvN gene encoding acetolactate synthase small subunit translates to MKRIVTATVNNRAGVLNRITGLFTRRQFNIESITVGHSEMPGISRMTFVVQVDDDAKIEQLIKQLNKQVDVLKVNDITSQSYVARELVMIKVIANAQTRAEINGIIEPFRASVVDVSKDSLVVQVTGESSKVEALIELLSPYGIKELARTGLTAFTRGTQQKSVTDMKQYTLIK
- a CDS encoding helix-turn-helix domain-containing protein; amino-acid sequence: MAIIVNVDVMLAKRKMSVTELSEKVGITMANLSVLKNGKAKAIRFSTLEGICKALDCQPGDILEYKSDTDSIA
- the ilvE gene encoding branched-chain-amino-acid transaminase; this encodes MAQQWVFIHDQFLPKEDAKISVYDHGFLYGDGIFEGIRAYQGNIFRLDEHLERLYRSARSIMLEIPYSKEEMTKIIADTLLKNELSSGYIRVVVSRGKGDLGIDPFKCSNPQVIVIAEQLALYPKELYEQGLEIVTVASRRNRPDVLSPKVKSLNYLNNVLVKIEAHLANAGEALMLNDQGYVAEASADNIFIVKDDTLITPPGYVGALEGITRDAVIEYATSAGYTVKEEPFTRHDVYVADEVFLTGTAAEVIAVVKVDGRLIGDGKPGKVTESLLQLFRENVETDGYSYQ